Genomic window (Erythrolamprus reginae isolate rEryReg1 chromosome 3, rEryReg1.hap1, whole genome shotgun sequence):
ggaagcaaggagattcttgtgccacctagtggaagctcggctcgtatcccgaatttgagctggggtatcgaacagaaatttcgttcGCGTCACggttcgtaacttggaatactcgcatgtggagcaactcatatctagaggtactactatataTCACTACTGTGATATATTCATAGAAAGAATATATCTGcaatactcatagaaagaactCCTCAAATgaggcaaatttcaagtttcagatatgcagggaaatttttttacagggtctcaaacttcgttttgggtcaaatagacccgatcAGAACAGCAGGCTTTTAAGACAGAGCAGTATTTGTCCACTTTAGTCACTCTGAGAGATGTTCAACTTCAATTCCccagctggttggggaattctgggagttggagtccatatCTCTTAGAGTGGCCAAGGCAGAAGAACAGCAAGAGAGACTGAGAAGTCAAAGGCCACGCTGAAATAAAAGAGTGGAAGATGATTTATCACACCATTGTCAAAGACGTGACATGGATGCGTCCAtcactttaataggaaagtaaccTTGAGGTGAAACTTGGATCTACAAATATTGGCAGTCAAGGATGTTCTGAGTTACAGCAGGACGATATATTTGGCAACAAGGCTAACTTGGTGACACTGTAGACTCACTGTCAGTGTTTTCTTGATATAGGGTGCCCCAGGTGTCAAAAGCTCTTCACTGGAGACAGGTTTCTTCAAGACTTgcatagaaagggagaaaaattgAAGATTagaatggattggattggatgggAGAAATATTCCAGCTTTTcaaatacggtggtacctctacttaagagcttaattcattccatgaccaggttcttaagtagtgatgggcgaatcgaacctgcacaattcgggtccgtaccgaattttgcggtgtttggtatgccaaacacaaacacgaaattttttgataCTTCGGGCAAAATTCAGggtcgcgttcagcgttcggagctttgacgtcaccggcaggttgctaaggacgccaaggtgatcacttcctggataacattgttatttttacgtgaaaggaccgccctttgcttgcagcgccactgtggCGGCCTTTTTCatcaaaataacaatgtttatttttacgtgaagacctccctttgaaggagctggggaatccctcccatgaagagattccaggggcggagccttaacgtcaccggcaggttgctaagaacgccaaggtgatcacttcctggattccatggaattcaggaagtgatcaccttggcgtccttagcaacctgccggtgtatgtgacgtcaaagctccgcccccagaatctcttggtgggattccccattcaggttcgggtttggtttgGGTTCGGATGAATTTTATGTAAAGTTCGTCCAagcttgctgaacccgaacaccattgggttcgcccatcactattcttaggtaaaaaagtttgtaagtagaagcatttttttcccataggaatcaatgtaaaagcaaaaaatgcatgcaaacccattaggaaagaaataaaagttcggaatttgggtgggaggaggaggaggaagaggaggaggaggacagtcgctgccgaaggaagaaagtgaggggaagggaataaaaaaaatcaaaaacctttaaggctttaaaaaaaagagggactctgaggctgcgaggaggagcacgtgcctcccctacacccggcgtgaggttgcctcccatatactgcgccagggagagaaacccagggagaatggcaggaaactgggcgggcccttatgccgctctcaaatttcctgggaaatttttcctggctccagttcttaagtagaatatggttcttaagaagaggcaaaaaaatcttgagcacccggttcttatctagaaaagttcttaagtagaggcattcttaagtagcggtaccactgtataagatcaATCATGTTTGACCATTTATTCTCTAATACATtaaaaccagtggtgaaatccaattttttttaactagcagttttgtggctgtggcttggtgggcatggcaggggaaacaAACTACAATATCTCCATTCCCCCCCTATTCCAGGGAAGCATGATACTGtctcctggaaaaaaaaaaaacacctttgagacaacctgagtcctacaggattgggtggcatacaagtcaaacaaacaaacaaacaaacaaataaataaataagtcttcggagaggggcggcatacaaatctaataaataataataaatgaatgaatgaatgaatgaatgaatgaatgaatgaatgaatgaatgaatgaatgaatgaatacatttcccaaccttggcaacttgaagatatttggacttcagctccaagaattccccagccagctaatgctggctggggaattctgggagttgaagtccagatatgtttaggttgccaagattgggaaacactggcctaaatgactgagaacctccaaagaaataaggaagaatggCTCACCAGATTTAGGGTTACACTCAACCGCAGGTACCAGTCCCAGGTTTGGGGACAGGTTGTAATAGAGACTGGATCCTCCAGCCAGGGAAGTCACACTGCTTCTTCGGACAGCGGAGACAATTTTAATCTCCTTATTAGGTTGGActgaaaaataaacattattctgatgtaataaattgaaataaattgtttcaactgctaccctcaaaacgacgctatagagatctgtgcaccaagacaactaagagtcctcagagaggggcggcatataatatccaataaataaataaatagtaaataaactagacacaagagcagtttttccccccgaacgccatcactctgctaaacaagtaattccctctccactgtcaaactattcactaaggctgcattacttttaatttttttctcattgctcctatcacccatttcctcccactcatgactgtatgactgtaacttgttgtttgtatccttgcaatttatattaatattgattgtttcctgattgcttatttgtaccctatgacaatccttaagtgttgtatctcatgattcttgacaaatgtagttaggtgatgatactacagagtcaggtagtgagttccatacatcaactactcggttactaaagtcatgtttcctgcagttgagtttggagcggtttacattaagtttgtatctgtggtgtgctcgtgtgttgttgtggttgaagctgaagtaatcattgacaggcattTGACCAAAATTGCAGCATTTCACATTCTGTTGTGAAATGAGTTTTATTTCTTTAGCCTTTCCAGAGGaataaattgctttttttttttctgaatctggGCAAATTGTAGTCATAGCAATAATAGCACAGGGTGAAAATATAAATGGATTTGTAGCTCAGGCCTTATAGCCTGGCTCACTTTGCTAAATAATTGAGGGCCAGAAGTTGAGATAAGGGAGAATTTATCCTGATTTCAAATTTCTGTACAAAAATATGTTCAACTGACAGCTGTCCAGCATTGTTCCTTAGCTACCAGCCACCTACGGTACCTcctgaaaaaacatttttttaattcccccaaactgttttttttttacattcactGTTGTCTTTTTAACAGCTATTCAAGgaaatatattcaataaaatcTGGAATGTGTGATTTGAAGAAAGCGTACACAACCTCTAAATGATATTATGGCAATTTCTGCAtatctgcagaaaaaacaattgctgccaacctgccttccattgaggacctgtatactgcacgagtcaaaaagagggtggggaaaatattgactgacccctcacatcctggacacaaattgtttcaactcctatcctcaaaacatcgctacacaccaagacaactagacacaagaacagtttttttccgaacgccatcactctactaaacaaataattccctcaacactgtcagactttctactaaatctgcacttctattccactagtttttctcatcattcctttcacccatttcctcccatgttgactgtatgactgtaacttgttgcttatatcctaaaatttttattaatattgcttcttcattgcttatttgacctctatgacaatcattaagtgttgtaccacatgattcttgacaaatgtatatttaattttatgtacgctgagagtctatgcaccaagacaaattccttgtgtgtccaatcacacttggccaataaaattctattctattctattctatttgtttgcCCCAAATGTGTGGTGCAAAATCAAATACTTTGGGTGAAACACGTTCAAACAAGCATGCATATTTTCCGCCAGGCCATAAATGGAAACAGTATACAAGCCCAGGTTTGGCAGATGGCAGGTTCTCCATTATACAGAAAATACAATTTAGAAAGCAGAAAAAGTATGAGAATATTAAAAAAtgtgcagtttttttaaaaaaaatctgtgtttTCATCTATGGATGTATGCATTTATGCATTAAACAAATGTGTATTCCCATCCAAACCACACCTAGGTGTCCGTAGGCCTCTTactacattattttttttaaaaaaaaatatccatcaTCTAATATGCCCACGATAGCATATTATAGTGCATGGAAGTCTATCATTCCAGGAAGTGCTGGAATCAATGAAGAAGTAGAGCTGAATAAGGGAACCAGATTGATGTCTTTTTCAAGGGATATTTGTCCTTctctattcttcttctttttcctcctccttctccttcctcttcctgcttttcccttcatttccttctcttccttcttccaccTTCCTTTCttgtctccttccttttttcttcctttcctttccttttttcctttccttttcgcctatttttctccctttcctttcttttctgttcttttcctttctctttcttcccctctctcgtTCCATTCGCTTACCTTTCACTTCTGTTTCttgccttcctctttcctttcctttcctttcccttcctttcctttccacttatttttctccctttcctttcctctacttcttctttctttttctttctttccctctctccttctattcccttaCCTGCCCCTTTCCTTTGCTTCTCCCttctatttcctccctccctctttccttcctttccttcttttctctactttccttctttcctctattCACCCTAacacttctctttccttcctcccctcttcccgcccctcttccctcccctcttctcttcccctcacttctctccctccttccttatttctcctttcttccttgttttttccttccttccttctctctactttcttccttgttttttccttccttccttctctctcttccttgttttttccttccttctttccttccttccttccttccttccttcctttctttctctttcttctctctcctttcttccttgttttttccttccttctttcctttctttctttctttctttcctacctttctttctttcttctctctcctttcttcctttttttccttccttccttccttccctccctccctccttccttccttccttccttccttccatgtctctcctttcttccttgttttttccttccttccttctttcctttcttcctttcctccttctcctttttccttcccactCATCCTTCACTGCCCCCCGCCCCACCAATATCAATGCAGCTACCTGACAAGAAACTGGAGGGGTCTTGCTCGGGGTTCAGCTTGCGGAGACAGAAGGGGCTGTCGGGACTGTCCGAGAGTGACCTGTGCAAACTTTCACTGAGCAGCTCTGTGAGTCGCCTCCTTCGGCGGAAATTGATGCGGAACTGGTAGAGGAGATCCCGGTCATAAAAATGGCACTGAGCTGAGACTGCGGAAAGAAGGAGCAGTgagacaggggggggggagacctcATAGCAAGCTTTCGATCCTCCTAATCCAGCTGTGGACCTTGTTActgttattcatttatttacaccCGCTGCCAGCAGACAGTTTACAAAATGCTCTACCTGGGGCCTCCCTTGAAGAAcgttctgaaatttgtacctgtgaatttttgggaggagtctaccagagagcccgacagaacacagacTATACCTTGTTGGATGATCCCGTGTTCCAGGAGGGTTTGGCAGAGCTCTGTGGCTTCCTTCCGGTTGGCGACCTCCCCTTCCTCCACCAGCCAGTCCACCATCTCACAGCCCAAAAAGCTCCTTTGGTATTTCACCAGGTTCTCCTCTCTGGCTTTGAGAATGGAGTTGTCCATGCCGATCAGCCTACAATCGACAGACAAGGAGAAGACCCGAAACTCAATCCGGGCGTGCAGCAAATCCAAGTCCAATTTGGGTAGCTGTATCGTGACCCACCAGCAACCCATGGTGCTGATAGCAGATCCCGATGATGCGCAAGCGACCTGTGAAGCTGGCACCTGAGTTgaacagtgaggaggttggagaaGATTTGGTGAAATGCCAGAGGTAGAGGGTCATCCGGGACCTCTAACACCTCacagcagtgatgaggaagaagaggaggagcctcttcttaatTCACGAGCACGCAGagttgccaaaaggcaggaatggttactcaggaggaggtctactcgggagtaaggcttggggctaattggccactcctctAGCCTACTAAAGGGACGACCAtgacagccagtgaagggctgcaaaatgtttattgccacactgtgggcatggcttattttgtgggtgtggcttgccggtcctgtaaccaggtgggagtggcttgatgatcatgtgaccagggggtggcttaaaggtggccatctTGACGTTACTCATAtcaagggttaaggttagggtgcctggcctctcctcacctcaaagagatacaatttcccttactattattgaacatccaaaatatattatttaattctatgtatatatgccctatgtgtacatacatattgcacacaagcacacaaaaatatacactatctactatataaagtgtatgtacacacacacacattcaacctcatttactgtgataggaaaaacatatccagagcccagaagggggaaaaaagggggggggaaaaatttctaccagttctgtgtacctgaccaaagtttttctaccagttctgcatacctaatCGTACCCATAGGACCCCATCACTGACGACAGCAAAAACTCTGTAGGAAACAATGTTTGTTCATTCAGGTGCCTCCGTGGTCTGAAAACATCTGCTCAGCTTATCTGTTTTGACTTTCTTCCTGCGGATTGCTTCTAGTTATTTTGCCAGCCCTTGTGAGCTTCTTGAGATATCCAAGACTAATTGGCGGACTTAATGTATGACTTTACGGACTTCTGCTAGTTTactgccatgcccacagtgtggataTCTCAAGAAGCTCACAAGGGTTGGCAAAATGACTAGAAGCTGTCCACAGGAAgaaagccaaaacagataagctgaGCAGATGATTTCAGATCATCTAATTAACAGCTTGTTTTTCAAGACAAAGACTGCTTTAACTTGTCTTTGTGTGTGCGAAGAAGATGAAGAGCCTCTTATTAATGCACGAGCACACatatgtgggggggggagagcattgcattatgggtgcgagAATGCAcaaccttttggcacctgagtcaaaaaaaggttcgctgtcACCTGATCTAATCTAAAATCTAATCCTTAATCTAAAAGAAGGTGAAAACATTTCCAAAGCTAATCACTTCTTCCCAAATAAATCagccaaattttaaaaaagagaaagtagAGTAGTTAAGAACTCCACCAGGAAGAGGCAAtcctagaatcatagagttggaaagaatctcagtggctggctggagaattctgggcgaTGCAGATCAGAGAACGTAAAGTTGTTGAGTTTGAGCAAAACTGGCCCAGAGGCCAATCCCTGTTTTTCAGCCATCCTAAATTTGAATGTCACTAaacgaggaccacctgtaattcCAAGCATTGTCCAATGAAAAATGAGCTGGCAGAAATGAGGTTTTCTATAGATTTTTAGAAAGATTCTAATCCATCTATCACCACCGGAGGGCAGTACGAGCCTACTTTAGTTCTCTCTTTAttgctctctttatttttttaattttgaagCCTTCCAGTTGGGTTTTTGGCTCCTGACAATTGCTGGAATTAGTCCTCAGATCTAGAAAGGAATATAATGCTTCCAATGCTACCAAAGTGACTAGTCCctgccatgtgtgtgtgtgtgtgtgtgtatatacatacatacacatacatatatacatgcatacaccACCCTCTGCGGTCTATTTAAACTCATGCCTACTTAAGccactttatatatatttatttatgtctcgccttttaaatttttttataaataattcaaagcaGTGAACAACCTTAacgttccttcctcctcctattttccccacaacaaccctatgaggtagactagggtgagagagagaagaaagaatgatCGGCGaaaagtcacccagccaatttTCATGCCTGCcttcttggttttctttttctttcatctctctttttcttctttctttctttcttcctccctcccttccctccctcccttctttttctttcaactttaTTGGAAAACCATCTAGCTATAcaatcccttctttctttctctttccttcctccacagggagggaaggaaggacggacagaaggaagaaaggaaggactgAGTTGAAGAaaggagatgagaggaaggaaaggaggaagaaaggaacggagggaggagatggtaagaaaaaaataaagggagggaggaagaaaggaacatAGGGAAAAgattgtaagaaagaaagaagggagggagggaggagagggagtgaagaaagaaagaaggaaggaaggattgagacgaagaaaggaaatgagaggaagggaggggggaagaaaggaacggAGGGAAGAgatggtaaaaaaagaaaaaagggagggtgggaggacagggagggaagaaggaaggaaggaaggaaggaacagagggaggagatggtaaaaaaagaaaaaagggagggtgggaggacagggagggaagaaggaaggaaggaaggaacagagggaggagatggtaaaaaagaaaaaaagggagggtgggaggacagggagggaagaaggaaggaaggaaggattgagatgaagaaaggaaacaagagagagagagagagagaaagggagggaagaagaaagaaatggagggaggagatggtaagaaagaaaaaggggaagagggagggagggtggaaagaagaaaggaaggaaggaaggaaggattgagaTGAAGAAaggagatgagagagagggagggaggaagaaaggagcgGAGGAGAtggtaagaaagaaaaaagggagggtgggagggagggaaggaaggaaggaattcccatttatctccatttttttccaaattccccccaaaattaaaGCCCAGGGGAATGCAGTTGATGGGTttccaggaagggtggggggctCACATACGTCTCGTAGAGGCTCTGTCCTCTCAGGAACACCTTGACTTCCTTGTTGAGTGGGAAGGTCCCATCATCCTTGCGGAAGCGATAGAGGAGCTTAGCGTCCTTGTAGTCCGAATGTTCATCACACACTGAAAAGTGTTCAAGACAATTCTTAGAGCTCCTTTCAAACTTTGTGGCTCAAGTCTGATCATTTGCTCCCCCAAAAACAGCCCTCCAGCAGGGACAAAGAGGCAAAATTACATTGGGTATgatacaggaagtcctcgacttacaacagttcatttaatgactgttggaagttacaacggcactgaaaaaaagcgtcgtatgaccattttttcaacacttatgaccgttgcagtatcCCTCGTGGTCTTGTGATCAAAATTTCAATGCTTGGCCACTAACTCATATTTGTGACGGTCGCAACGTcctgggtcacgtgatccccttttgtgaccttctgacaagcaaagtccaagcaggaagccagattcacttaacaacctggttactaacttaacaaatgcaatgcttcacttaacaaccctggcaagaaaagtaataaaacgggccaaactcacttaacaaatgttagcaacagaaattttgggctctattCTGGCCATAATTCaaggactgtgtgtgtgtgtagatagatagacagacaaacagatagatagatagatagatagatagatagatagatagatagatagatagatagataggtaggtaggtaggtaggtaggtaggtaggtaggtaggcaggtaggtaggtaggtagattagatagaaagaaggaaaggttagatagattagacagacagacagataatagatagatagattgatagatagatagatagataggtaggtaggtaggtaggtaggtaggtagattagatagaaagaaagaaagaaagatatagatagaaaggttagatagatagattagacagacagacagataatagatagatagattgattgattgattgattgatagattagaTATAAAGAAAGGTTATatacatagattagatagacagacagacagacagacagatagatagatagatactgtagatagatagatatgattgagataaatagatgatagagaaaCAGATACcagtagatactgtagatagacagGCAGGTGGGCAGGCATACCTGTATATTAAATGCTTTCACTAAAAGATATGACGGAGATTACCGTGAAtcggtttattttattttgctttaatttatttttatcttcttttttatatatgcaAGGTTATGCAAGGTGTGGCTTGAACTCCCAACCTCTCAGTTTCACACCTAATGCTCTGTCAAACTGGCTCTATGTGTATTAATAATTAACCCTAAACTAATTACACTTCTATTTGATCCCCGTAGCAGTATTTCATTTATTTCGAGATAGATCGGCAGCCAGCCATATGAAACCTAATGTTTACCGAGCTGCGTAATTCAGGCAGAAGGGAGAGATCTGCCCCATTCCCCCCTTGGAGAACAGATGGCCGGTCCATTAAATCACCCACAGTCCCTGCTCTTTTTATCTACCACCTGAAAAAGTGTTTGCACATGGCacttctcatagaaacatagaagattgacggcagaaaaaaacttcacggtccatctagtctgcccttataatatttcctgtattttatcttaggatggatatatgtttatcccaggcatgtttaaattaagtccctgtggatttaccaaccacgtctgatggaagtttgttccaagcatctactcctctttcagtcaaataatattttctcacgttgcttctgatctttcctcccaaCTAAGCTcagttgtgcccccttgttcttttgtccactgtcctattaaaaacatttctctcctgaaccctatttaaccctttaacatatttaaatgtttcaatcatgaccccccttttccttctgtcctccagactatacagattgagttcatgaagtctttcctgacaagttttatgcttaagatcttccaccatttttgtaacccgtcttagaaacatagaaacatagaagattgacgacagaaaaagacctcatggtccatctagtcttcccttatactatttcccatattttatcttaggatggatatatgtttatctcaggcatgtttaaattcagttgctgtggatttacgaaccaaatctgctggacgtttgttccaagcatctactactctttcagtaaaataatattttctcacgttgcttctgatctttcccccaactaacttcagattgtgcccccttattcttgtgttcactttcctattaaaaacacttccctcctgaaccttatttaaccctttaatatatttaaatatttcaatcatgtcccccctttccttctgtcctccagactatacagattgagttcattaagtctttcctggcaagttttatgcttaagaccctccaccattcttgtagtccatctttggacccgttcaattttatcaaaatctttttgtaggtgaggtctccagaactgaacacagtattccaaatgtggtctcaacagctCTCTTTAcattgggatcacaatctccctcttcctgcttgttatacctctagctatgcagccaagcattctactcgctttccctactgcctgactgcactgttcacccattttggttTTCAGGGTACAGCAGGTACCGTTACTGTTGCTActgatgtgtttgtgtgtgcagcTTCAGGCCTCTGATAGGTGTGCATGTGTattccagtgagattttgctcctgtgcatgcgcatgagaggttgtgtgtgtgtgagagagatttcggcaatttttttgtgcttctgtgcatgcgcagaagcaaaaaaatctccaCTATCTCACATGCACACACGCACGTACCCTTATGGGATCTGGGAGTTCTCCAAActacacagaatcttagctagaggttgcAGCATCttatgccccttattgacctcttaggaattggtagaggtcaaccgtggatagtctaagggtaaaattggggggtttaggtgatgataccacagagggaggtagtgagttccatgcatcaactactcggttactaaagtcgtatttcctgcagttgagtttagagcgatttactttaagtttgtctctgttgtgtgctcatgtgttgttgtggttgaagctgaagtagtcgttgacagaaaggacgttgcagcagatgattttatgggctatacttaggttgtgtttaaggcgacgtagttttaagctttctaaacctaggattgtaaatctagttgcgtagggtattctgttgtgagtgggggagtagagggctcttctagtaaagtatctctggatgttttctagagtgtttatgtctgaaatgggGTGTGGTTTCCAGACAGCTGAActgtattagattagattagatttattggatttatatgccgcccctctccgcaaactcggggcggctcacaacaataataaaaaacagtacataataacaaatccaatgcccaccaatctaattacaatttaaaattagtaatttcataaaacaatcccaatatatataaaaaacaggcacacagtcaatcaatcaacaaaacaacatgggcaaggggg
Coding sequences:
- the LOC139163591 gene encoding DEP domain-containing mTOR-interacting protein-like; this encodes MDNLSNIFKQKATEQQHKAEVMIAGEQLRLRLHDGKLIKDRRYHLRTYPNCFVAKELTDWLIDHKEAPDRETGIRLMQKLMDHDILHHVCDEHSDYKDAKLLYRFRKDDGTFPLNKEVKVFLRGQSLYETLIGMDNSILKAREENLVKYQRSFLGCEMVDWLVEEGEVANRKEATELCQTLLEHGIIQQVSAQCHFYDRDLLYQFRINFRRRRRLTELLSESLHRSLSDSPDSPFCLRKLNPEQDPSSFLSVQPNKEIKIVSAVRRSSVTSLAGGSSLYYNLSPNLGLVPAVECNPKSVLKKPVSSEELLTPGAPYIKKTLTIVGDAVGWGFVVRGGRPCHIQAVDPGGPAAAAGMKVCQFVYSVNGMYVLHLDYQTVSNLIVTGPRTLVLEVMEENE